The genome window TTCCCATGGCAACAGGCTCTGAGGTGACATAAATCCAAAGGAACTTTTCTTGGTTGTTCTATCATCCAAACAAGAATCCTCTAAGGCTCCTAGAGAAAAGTCAACTTTTAATGAAGCATGGGTCTTTGCTGTCTGTGCCCCATGGAGCCCTTTTCCTGTGGGTCTTATTTCAGGTTTgtaataatgatttattttctttaattgtgaGTTGATGATAGTAGGAATGAGAACAGGGACTGGGATTTATTGTAATCACCACAGCAGTGGCAAATTTCTAAGTGTAAGATTTGTGCTTGAGGCCTTGAATGGTTAAATATATATCCCTTGTGCGAAGGATAGGCAAGCAGTGGGAATGCACAAATGTCATCCAACACTCACACAAGAAGACACGCGCACATACACAGGACTGCTACAGGAGTTGTAAATTAGCTTGCCAAGTGGAGGACAGACAGCTGCCAAAGTGATTCTGATTATAAACCCAACCACATGATGACTCCAGCTGTCCCATCCTCACCAAAATGTACCTCTTATCAATTGAGTGCTGTTCCAAGTTTCATAGAGATCTGTTAGATTGGTTATAGAATTTGACTtcgttaaaaaaataattcctggaAGAGGGTGTGGAATGCGGATGATTCCCAACCTGTCCTTCATAGACTGTGTTGATGGATTTGTGAGATCTTTCCTGAGAACTGCTTTTGATAGTCGAAAGTAGAGCAAGCATTAGGACTGTGCATGTTTGGGGAAGAGGAATTTTTGCCAAGACTGGAAATGGGCACAGAAAGAGCACCTTGGAGGCTGTGGAGGAAACCTCACCTGACTTTGTAATTTGGCCTTTGCGGTGTGGTTATTTGAAGAGTAGGTCATCCATGGTGGGACAGGAAGTAGGGAGTAGGGGCAGGTGGAATAATCTGATCCTGTTTGTGGATTAAGTTATGTTGGAGAGTTGGGTCTTAGATAAAGCTTtgaagaaaaaacattatttacaaatttctcttctttttagcaatcagctctcctcttcctccctctatTACCTTCCCTCTTATACCTCTCAGACTCACCTAGCTCTCTGAAGCTTTTTTCTCCCACTCCTAACTGatgtatattttgtgtattttttacatgtatttccTATAACATTTATTGAGGCTCTTCCATTTTATGATTTagtttaatccttacaacaaccttacaggttattattattatctccattttacaggtgaggaagttTGAGAATCTGGCATTAATTAATGTTTTGTGAGCTGCTGTAAGCCAGGTTTGATATCTGgttttaaacatatatacatgaataaaCCTAGTTCCTACCTGCCATAGCTCATGGAAGTAAATGAGTGGTCACAAAGACAGCAAAATGTCATGAGGAGAGGGGCAGTAGAGCTAAGGACAAGCTACTACAGGCCTTCCTGGTTACTCTCCATGAGGGTATGAGCTGGTGATGATTTGAGATCCTATATCTTCTGGCATTTTGGCATTTTGCTAGGGTATACTCAAGACATACATTCTCTGAAACATGATAAATTTAGTGACTCATCTTTAGTTTCCTGACCTGGAATCAAACAGGTTTGGGTGAGGTTGCTTCCTCCCAGGTGGAGTAAGGAGTATTTTGGTCAGACTTGCTCCAAATACTATCTGAGAAGCACCTTAGATGAGCCATAAAAAGCCATGCTGGAGACAAGGACTTGTGTGCACGTAGCTTATTTTTGGAAGTGATGTCAGGGAAGAGGAGGAGTGAGGCAGGGAAGGATGGGAAGCTAATCCAAAATGGGCTAACGAGGTGTCTGCCTTAGCGGGAATTTCACAATCAATCCCTCTGAAGCCCCTTTGAGAATCAATGAAGAACAAAACACTGGAGACACAGAAGGGCAGAGCATTTATTCACTGACTCCCTGTGGGGATTACCTCCTTCACACTTCCAGGTTTGCACATGTACCGAGAGGCTGGGTGCATTTTAgcagacagtgtgtgtgtggtggcagGGACATCTTAGGGTAGAAAGCAGGGGTAAGTGGTGCAGCTGGTGGATTTTGTGTTCTTTGACTGCAACATGCAGCCAGCAGCCACTGCAGCAGCAGAAGCCCAAAAGATGGGCTGAGACGAGGCAGAAACCATGTCTAACATAGCCTGGtgatgggatttgaactcagggcCTTGTAAACATGTTCAGAGTGGAGGGTAGATGACACCATGGCTATAAAAGGCAGGCAGCCAGCCATATTACATGATATGTAATGTGTTAAAAAGTTTAGAAAGGACTTTTGCTCCATTTACCTCTTTCTGAAAGTCCATCCTTTGTCATTTTTCATATTGTTGTGCTTTGAGTTAAAGCATCTTGCCTAAATTACAAGAAAGAACATTGCCCGGAGGGACTATTGTATCAAGTCACTGACATCCAATAGCCTATTAGACTGGTCTTCCTCAGCATGACTTGATCATGTCATTCCCCTGATCATGCCATTCCTCTCTTTAACGTGTTCCATGGATTCACGCTGCATACACATTTCTTGGCATTTAAGTTTCTCCCCAGTATGACCTCGGGGTACTGTTCTAGATTTGATGTCCAATTACGTCCTTTACTTGTATTCTGAATTGTAGTAAACCAAATCAAAGACCAGGTAGGCTTCTTCTGGATACGCTGGAAAACCCCTCCAATTAGAGAAGTTAGAGATTCATGTTTTGTGACAGCATCTACCAGCAGGCAGCTGTGTGATTGGCTGGGCTTCAGTTTTTCATGTCTGGAAGATGTAGGGTAGGAGGGTTAGATCAGTGAATCCCAAACCTGGCTAAATATCCCAATCACTAGGGATAGATTTAGAAGAAAAACCAGGTTATAAAGTCTTACTTCTGGAGATTctgatttatatttacattagGGTAGCAGAATATGTACTTTTAATATGCACAGATTTATCTGACTCAGTTGTATAGCTAGATTTGTGAACCATGGGACTagacgactttttttttttttaaagattttatttacttatttgacagagagagagatcacaagtaggcagagaggcaggcagaggcagaggaggaagcaggctccccctgaacagagagcccaatgcggggcttgatcccaggaccctgagatcatgacctgagctgaaggcagaggcttaactcactgagccacccaggcgcccaaggactAGATGACTTTTAATATTGCTTCAAATCTATGAGACCCCAAAAGAGTGAACTAGCCATCACCGAGAGACTCTGAGAGACGGGGCACAGTGGGATAACTTCTGTCATGAGGGAGAGTTAGAATATGAGCAAAGTAAGCAAAACAGGGAAACAAATGTTGGTGCGTCTGGTGGGAAGAAGAGGGGTCAAGCTACAAGGCCATGAGAGTCAGCAGGAGGTCACTGAGAATCTCCTGAAAGAGAGCTGACAAGGGCCAACAAGATTTCCAACAACTCAGCAATTCTGGAAAAATATGTTCTTAACTGACAGGGTGTTCTCTTTACTGCCAAGCTCAAATTCCAAGAGATTACAGGGAGGCTCTGTTTCTCCTTGGACTAGATATTGTGCAATTTCTGTGATAAACTGAAATGTAAGTGTTGTATGGAATGCCCTCTCTGAACTTgagtagcattttatttttaccttttctagaTCTTACCATATTGTTTTCAGGAAAACAAGTTTGGTGTACTCTAGCTTATCTTTTCCAGGAGATTGTCAGACCCCTGTGGCAAGGACCCTATTATATATTTCCTTATCTTCCACAGGAAGAGGTTAAACACAATCACTAAGAACACCAGATCTGGAGTAAGATGGACCTAGATTTCACATGTCTTTCACAATTTAACATCCGGTGAATTACTGCATCTTTCAAATGGGAATGATAAAATCTACTTCGTAGGATTTGGGGGAGAATTAAAAGGAAGTACTGCATGTGAAATTGTATTGGATTCTGGCTTGCTGGGGTCAGTTCAGAAGTGCTAGGACAGGAAGAATGCTTGGTAtatatagtaagcactcaataaatggtaagTTACTGTTTTTGGACAACACTATGCATTTTACTGAATAGATTTTAAttggacaaataaataatgtttctaaAGCCCATTCAAATATTATCAAGGGTACAAGAAAATATTCCTCCTTTTAGAAAGTTAGTTTCTAGGTCTGTGATCCCAGGGGATGCTCTGACTTTCTACTTCTAATCAGGTCCCCAGATCCCTAAATCCAGAATAAAACTGCTCAGTCTCCTCACCAGATGGCACGTATTATAGGCAAAGATGTCTTCCTTCTACAAACTGGAAAACAGCCTTGGGGCAAAGCCTCTATCAGATTATCTTTAGCTCAGAGCAAGTTCTAAGGCAGTCCATATTCTAATCCTTCCAACAGGACAGGAGTTAAATGGTCTgtgtttagttcttttatctgtGTTTAGCACTACAGCCATTTATCTGTCTGAACAATCATGGATAGGAATTGGATGGAAAGATACATCATTGAGGCTCTAGGTTGAAGGAGGGTGAGTGACTGAATCCAGGCTGAACTTTTCCTAAGTCCCCAACCTCAGGTAGTAAAGGCTTTGGGAAAGACCACCTCCCATTTCTGCTCTGTCTGGGGTGACCACGAGGTGGAAACTCCAGACACAGCTGGGCTGGCTCCAACCTCTGAAAGGACTCTCTCCAGATATTGGCCCCAGGTTTTACAATCTTGAACAGAAGTTGGAGCTGAAAGGACCCAATAAATGGACCAAAGTAAAGACAAGGGAGACTCCTCAGCTCGTCTTTGAGACTGTTCTTCTCAGCAGCATCTGCCCTTACCATGGAGAGCTCCATGGAGGTCCATCCTCCAGAGGGTGCTCCAGTAGAAGAGTCCTTAGGGGACCAGGAGAACAGACCCACGGGCATCCCGAGAAGCTTTTCTGCTGAAGTCCAAAATCTCTCTGTGTGGATCCAGTTCTCAAGAACAGGAGGTGACTGGGAGAAGAGAGATggtccctgtctctttctctctctttttctttctctccccttctaaGTGACTCTTTCCCCTTGTTCCCACAGAGTGCCTTTAATAAGAATGGAAGCCGAGAACTCCTCCGTGACAGAGTTTATCCTCGCAGGCTTAACCAACCAGCCGGGACTCCagctccctctcttcttcctgtttctagGTTTCTATGTGGTCACGGTGGTGGGGAACCTGGGCCTGATAACCCTAATTGGGCTGAATTCTCACCtacacacccccatgtactttttcctctttaactTGTCCTTCATAGATTTCTGCTATTCCACTGTTATCACACCCAAGATGCTGATGAGTTTTGTCTTGAGGAAGAACATCATCTCCTACGCAGGGTGTATGACTcagctcttcttctttcttttctttgttgtctcTGAGTCCTTCATCCTGTCAGCAATGGCATATGACCGCTACGCTGCCATCTGTAACCCACTGGTGTACATGGCCACCATGTCTCCTCAGGTCTGCTTACTCCTTCTGCTGGGTGTCTATGTGATGGGATTTGCTGGGGCCATGGCTCACACAGCATGCATGGTGAGACTGACCTTCTGCAGCAAAAATCTGGTTAACCACTACATGTGTGACATCCTTCCCCTTCTTGAGCGCTCTTGCACCAGTACCTATGTAAATGAGCTGgtcgtttttgttgttgtgggcATTGATATTGGTGTGCCCACAGTTACCATCTTCATTTCTTATGCCCTCATCCTTTCCAGCATCCTCCGTATTCATTCTACCAAAGGCAGGTCCAAAGCCTTTAGCACCTGCAGCTCCCACATAATTGCAGTGTCTCTCTTCTTTGGGTCAGGGGCATTTATGTACCTCAAACCATCCTCTCTTTTACCTATGAATCAGGGGAAAGTGTCCTCATTGTTCTATACCATCGTTGTGCCCATGCTCAACCCGCTAATCTATAGCTTGAGGAATAAGGATGTCAAAGTTGCTCTGAagaaaacattaaggaaaaaacCATTCTCTTGAGAAAGGGGCAATATTTAGGAAAgggccttttcctttctttttatttttcaggttccATTGGTTACTTGGAGGAAATTTTAACTCTTTCTCAAAGATGTTCATCCTTCCCATTTTATGcatcctttaatttaaaaagactcTTAAAACTATAGGGTATGCCCATTTAGTGGACCATAAAGATCATTTAATTCAGTTCTCTCATATTTCTCAGAATAGATACAGGTTTATGTACCTTCCCCAAAGTCACTCAGTTATTCAGTAGCACAACTGTGACCAGGATATAAGCTTTTGACTCCCCTtgcccccttttaaaaatttaagttcaattagccaacaaacagtacatcattagtttttggtgtagtgttcaatgattcattagttgtgtataatacccagcgCTTTTGATTTGTAATACTACTTTTCACTATGGTTCACTTTCTTCCTTCATCAGCACTGGAAGATTTCATTTCAAATGTGAACTGATCTAGGATGTTAAGATCTGGTTCTATCTACAGAAATCTCATGCAACTTTTCAAGGGCTAattttaaataccacatttttgcaaagaaggtAGGAGGCATAAAACTTTGTTGAGATGGTCTTGGCTAAATGACCAAATTCTTGTGGAATTTTGCATAGTATTTGGGGGAAGTATGCTAGGACCCAGACATCAGCAAGCATGGTACTGCCTAAGACAGGGGTGTGGAGCTTCAGGGACTTGGACTTTAAAGGGTCTGGTCATGCTGGCTGGATGACCTTATAGAAAATGTCAAGGTTATGAAGTACAgaattagggattttttttttttttttaaacacacaatcATTTCCTTGTTTCAGATTGTGCTTTTAAAACCTGGGTGGAGAAGTCTGAAGCTCAGGATGGTCAGCTAAAAATCTGGAGACTATTTCAGAACCATAGAGGAGACATTGTGTTACAAGCCAGTAATTAGGTTAACACCACACAGCAGGCAGTCAGCAGAAGAAAGGACCACTGACTGTTATGGTACTGTATGTGGCAGAGACTATGTGAGATattctctgtgtgcctctctagATCAACTCTCTGTTACTTTGTACCTTACTTCAAGTCTTGGGAGGCATTCCCCAACGGATCTTGTCAATGGGCTGTCTCCCTGACCCTGAGGTTTCTGATTGGGTTAAGCC of Mustela nigripes isolate SB6536 chromosome 1, MUSNIG.SB6536, whole genome shotgun sequence contains these proteins:
- the LOC132012369 gene encoding olfactory receptor 8B8 gives rise to the protein MEAENSSVTEFILAGLTNQPGLQLPLFFLFLGFYVVTVVGNLGLITLIGLNSHLHTPMYFFLFNLSFIDFCYSTVITPKMLMSFVLRKNIISYAGCMTQLFFFLFFVVSESFILSAMAYDRYAAICNPLVYMATMSPQVCLLLLLGVYVMGFAGAMAHTACMVRLTFCSKNLVNHYMCDILPLLERSCTSTYVNELVVFVVVGIDIGVPTVTIFISYALILSSILRIHSTKGRSKAFSTCSSHIIAVSLFFGSGAFMYLKPSSLLPMNQGKVSSLFYTIVVPMLNPLIYSLRNKDVKVALKKTLRKKPFS